The following proteins are encoded in a genomic region of Xylanibacillus composti:
- the yhbY gene encoding ribosome assembly RNA-binding protein YhbY, with protein MLTGKQKRYLRALAHHLDPIFQVGKGGVNDHLIRHVQEAIEKRELMKISVLPNCMEERHEVAAEIAEKAGAELVQVIGKVIVLYKESKDHKQIDLVGMP; from the coding sequence TTGCTGACAGGGAAACAAAAGCGCTATCTTCGCGCACTCGCCCATCATTTGGACCCGATCTTCCAGGTAGGCAAGGGAGGCGTCAATGACCATTTAATCCGCCATGTGCAAGAAGCGATAGAAAAGCGGGAATTGATGAAGATCAGCGTGCTGCCGAACTGCATGGAAGAGCGCCATGAGGTAGCGGCCGAAATTGCGGAGAAAGCTGGCGCAGAGCTGGTGCAGGTCATAGGCAAGGTCATTGTGCTGTACAAAGAATCCAAAGATCACAAGCAGATCGATCTGGTGGGCATGCCATGA
- a CDS encoding CvfB family protein yields the protein MRLRAGMKASMIVAREVPPIGYFLTLPDVPDVLLHYSEALGEVKTGERVEVFLFHDSEDRLAATMRQPYIEEGKVSRLQVADIHPRLGCFLDMGLSRHLLLPVRELPELRELWPQVGDHVFIVPSHDKQGRLLAKAAGEEELAPLMLRAPEDWKNRTLKATVYKPLQIGDFAVVDAGVLGFGAFGFVHESERTRKLRMGEEAEFRVIFVRDDGRVNLSMRPLKQESRSEDAEKLLAVLRERPNGAMPYSDETPADIIQKRFGISKSAFKRALGKLLKDGIVIQEGSWTKLKHHAPAEREE from the coding sequence ATGAGACTCCGGGCAGGCATGAAGGCGAGTATGATTGTTGCCAGGGAAGTGCCGCCTATCGGGTACTTCCTGACTTTGCCCGATGTGCCGGACGTGCTGCTGCACTACAGTGAAGCACTCGGCGAGGTGAAGACAGGCGAGCGGGTTGAAGTGTTCCTGTTCCACGACAGCGAAGACCGATTGGCCGCAACGATGCGTCAGCCTTACATCGAGGAGGGCAAGGTATCGCGGCTGCAGGTCGCGGACATACACCCTCGCCTTGGCTGCTTTCTTGATATGGGATTGAGCCGGCATTTGCTCTTGCCTGTCAGGGAGCTTCCCGAGCTCAGGGAGTTGTGGCCCCAGGTAGGCGATCACGTATTCATTGTGCCGTCACATGACAAGCAGGGCAGGCTGCTGGCCAAGGCGGCGGGGGAGGAAGAACTGGCGCCCCTCATGTTGCGCGCTCCCGAAGACTGGAAGAATCGAACGTTGAAAGCAACGGTGTATAAGCCTTTGCAGATTGGAGATTTCGCGGTGGTGGATGCCGGCGTGCTGGGCTTCGGCGCGTTCGGATTCGTCCATGAGTCGGAACGGACAAGGAAGCTTCGCATGGGGGAAGAGGCGGAATTTCGCGTGATTTTTGTGCGCGATGACGGCCGTGTGAACTTGTCCATGCGTCCCCTTAAACAGGAAAGCCGCAGTGAAGATGCCGAGAAGCTGCTCGCCGTACTGCGGGAGCGGCCGAACGGAGCGATGCCTTATTCAGACGAAACCCCCGCAGATATTATCCAGAAGCGCTTCGGGATCAGCAAATCAGCGTTCAAGCGTGCGCTTGGAAAACTGCTGAAAGACGGTATTGTGATCCAGGAAGGAAGCTGGACTAAGCTGAAGCACCATGCGCCAGCTGAGCGGGAGGAATAG
- the rsfS gene encoding ribosome silencing factor, whose translation MTQSAQLMQTIMKAIEEKKGHDPVALDLQGLSTIADYFVICHGNSDIQVQSITTEVKQQAEKAGWRMRGMEGFDTGRWVLMDFGDVIVHIFHREDRQFYNIERLWSDARTVETV comes from the coding sequence ATGACGCAATCCGCACAGTTGATGCAAACTATTATGAAAGCCATTGAAGAGAAGAAGGGGCATGACCCGGTAGCGCTTGATCTGCAGGGTCTTTCGACGATTGCCGATTACTTTGTCATATGTCACGGCAACTCGGATATTCAAGTGCAGTCGATCACGACGGAAGTGAAGCAGCAGGCGGAAAAAGCGGGATGGCGCATGCGGGGCATGGAAGGGTTCGACACCGGCAGATGGGTGCTCATGGATTTCGGAGATGTGATTGTGCACATCTTTCATCGGGAGGACCGCCAATTTTACAATATTGAACGCCTCTGGTCGGATGCCCGCACCGTGGAAACGGTATGA
- a CDS encoding class I SAM-dependent DNA methyltransferase — protein sequence MAYNQFAYVYDRLMAEMPYDQWVGYAEAMWELLGKPVRIADIGCGTGNITIPLALKGYELTGLDLSKEMLQVAAGKWEATARQQPFGVTGTCEWQQQDARNWRLPEPTDAVISFCDCLNYLLEPEELKQAFHCAYEALKPGGTFLFDLHHPRQLQAYAEEQPFIWNEPDLAYLWACLFDEERCQVEHQLTIFRRCEGDVRYERIDEIHRQRTYEPEVVVDLLRDAGFGEVLVHADFTMEAPEEHAQRVFYTAVK from the coding sequence ATGGCCTACAATCAATTCGCTTATGTATACGACCGTTTGATGGCAGAAATGCCGTACGACCAGTGGGTCGGTTATGCTGAGGCGATGTGGGAGCTGCTTGGCAAGCCGGTGCGAATTGCCGACATTGGCTGCGGAACGGGCAACATTACGATCCCGCTGGCATTGAAAGGCTATGAACTGACGGGCTTAGATCTGTCGAAGGAAATGCTGCAGGTGGCTGCAGGGAAATGGGAGGCAACCGCCCGCCAACAGCCGTTCGGCGTCACCGGCACTTGCGAGTGGCAGCAGCAAGACGCCCGGAACTGGCGGCTGCCCGAGCCAACGGATGCAGTCATTTCGTTTTGCGACTGCCTGAACTACTTGCTGGAGCCGGAGGAGTTGAAGCAGGCGTTTCATTGCGCTTATGAGGCATTAAAGCCGGGCGGCACCTTTCTGTTCGATCTGCACCACCCCAGACAGCTGCAGGCGTATGCGGAGGAGCAGCCCTTTATCTGGAATGAGCCGGACTTGGCCTATTTATGGGCTTGCCTGTTCGATGAAGAGCGCTGTCAGGTGGAGCATCAGCTGACGATCTTCCGCCGTTGTGAAGGGGACGTACGCTATGAACGGATCGATGAGATCCACCGGCAGCGAACCTATGAGCCGGAGGTTGTGGTTGATCTGCTGCGCGACGCAGGTTTCGGCGAAGTGCTGGTCCATGCTGATTTCACGATGGAAGCGCCGGAGGAGCACGCGCAGCGAGTCTTTTACACAGCGGTCAAATGA
- a CDS encoding nicotinate-nucleotide adenylyltransferase has protein sequence MRIGILGGSFDPVHLGHLIAAERAREELRLDEVWLMPAFVPPHKRQAGDAAPAADRLAMLERAIAPYAGIRVTDIEIKRGGISYTADTMKTLTELYPEHQFSFIIGADMVQILPAWQRINELIRYVRFAALDRPGFPAVSQIALPKDLASQIDWVEMPAIDLSSTYVRSLCKKGRSVRFLVPDSVYDYIKERRLYEA, from the coding sequence ATGAGAATCGGAATCCTTGGCGGCAGCTTCGATCCTGTACACCTCGGTCATCTCATCGCTGCTGAAAGGGCGAGGGAAGAGCTGAGACTGGATGAAGTGTGGCTGATGCCGGCCTTCGTTCCGCCGCATAAGCGCCAAGCCGGCGATGCCGCGCCGGCAGCCGACCGCTTGGCCATGCTGGAAAGGGCAATCGCCCCTTATGCCGGAATCCGTGTGACGGATATAGAAATAAAGCGCGGCGGCATTTCGTATACGGCCGACACGATGAAGACATTGACGGAATTGTATCCCGAACATCAGTTCAGCTTTATTATCGGTGCGGATATGGTACAAATACTGCCGGCTTGGCAACGAATCAACGAACTGATCCGTTATGTGCGATTTGCGGCGCTGGATCGCCCCGGCTTTCCGGCAGTAAGCCAAATCGCGCTCCCCAAGGATCTTGCGTCGCAGATCGATTGGGTGGAGATGCCGGCGATCGATCTGTCGTCAACCTATGTTCGATCATTGTGCAAAAAAGGGCGGTCTGTCCGTTTCCTCGTGCCGGATTCGGTCTATGATTATATAAAGGAGCGTAGATTGTATGAAGCCTGA
- the yqeK gene encoding bis(5'-nucleosyl)-tetraphosphatase (symmetrical) YqeK encodes MKPDLQAVMESVRAQMPEKRWQHTIGVRDTAIRLSLQYGADPVQAEWAAVLHDVAKYWPVEKQRQTLVDAGEQEPWLQYDKPLWHAPAGAIVAERQYSVTDSMILDAIRYHTSGRPGMTLLDKVVCLADYMEPGRAFPGVDRIRELAERSLEAALIAGFEGTIGQLIEQGAPIFPMTVLARNSLLEELDAARQEKKEEGHS; translated from the coding sequence ATGAAGCCTGATTTGCAAGCCGTCATGGAGAGCGTACGGGCCCAGATGCCGGAAAAGCGGTGGCAGCATACAATCGGCGTGCGGGACACGGCGATCAGACTCTCCCTGCAATACGGAGCCGATCCGGTGCAAGCAGAGTGGGCGGCTGTCCTGCATGATGTTGCAAAATATTGGCCTGTTGAAAAGCAGCGCCAAACGCTTGTCGACGCTGGGGAGCAGGAACCATGGCTGCAGTATGACAAGCCGCTTTGGCACGCTCCCGCAGGAGCCATAGTAGCTGAGCGACAATACAGCGTGACGGACAGCATGATCCTGGACGCGATTCGTTACCATACATCAGGCCGGCCTGGAATGACTTTGCTGGACAAGGTGGTCTGCCTGGCCGATTACATGGAGCCCGGCAGAGCCTTTCCGGGTGTTGACCGAATTCGGGAATTGGCCGAAAGGAGTCTGGAGGCTGCGCTGATAGCCGGCTTCGAAGGAACGATCGGCCAGTTGATCGAGCAAGGCGCACCCATCTTCCCGATGACCGTACTTGCGCGCAACAGCTTGTTGGAGGAACTGGATGCAGCCCGGCAAGAAAAAAAGGAGGAAGGACATTCATGA
- a CDS encoding patatin-like phospholipase family protein: protein MNRTGLVLEGGGMRGVYTAGVLEYFLEQEFHIPHVTGVSAGASIGASYVSRQRGRNEKITIGYIDDPRYIGIGNWFRERSLFGMDFVFGELPNVLVPLDYKTFHSPDQQFWIGTTDCRTGQARFFHKNESDDVLRVVRASSSLPIISPIVEIDRVPYLDGGISEPIPVAKSEQDGNERHIIVLTREAGYRKTPSRMSWLNKRLFRQYPRLVETMERRHKHYNDTLDRISAMEKDGTAFVFRPEYARKVGRMEKDKRKLTALYQEGYEAAKRRFAELNAWLA from the coding sequence GAATTTCATATTCCGCATGTGACCGGCGTATCTGCCGGCGCCTCCATCGGCGCCTCCTATGTGTCCCGTCAGCGAGGACGCAACGAAAAAATTACAATCGGCTATATTGATGATCCACGCTATATCGGGATCGGCAACTGGTTTCGCGAGCGCAGCCTCTTCGGTATGGACTTCGTCTTCGGCGAACTCCCGAATGTGCTCGTTCCTCTTGACTACAAGACCTTTCACTCCCCTGACCAGCAGTTTTGGATCGGCACCACTGATTGCCGGACCGGGCAAGCCCGCTTCTTCCATAAAAATGAATCAGATGACGTGCTCCGTGTCGTCAGAGCATCCAGCAGCCTTCCGATCATCTCGCCAATCGTGGAGATCGACCGCGTCCCTTATCTGGATGGCGGCATATCCGAGCCGATTCCCGTAGCGAAATCAGAACAGGACGGCAACGAGAGGCATATCATTGTTCTTACCCGCGAGGCAGGCTACCGCAAAACCCCCTCCCGCATGTCGTGGTTGAACAAGCGCTTATTTCGGCAATACCCGCGATTGGTAGAGACAATGGAGAGGAGGCATAAGCATTACAACGACACGCTGGACCGCATTTCTGCAATGGAGAAGGACGGCACCGCGTTCGTATTTCGTCCGGAATATGCCCGCAAGGTGGGACGTATGGAGAAGGACAAGCGCAAACTGACGGCCCTTTACCAGGAAGGGTATGAAGCGGCGAAGCGACGGTTTGCCGAGCTGAATGCCTGGCTCGCTTGA
- the yqeH gene encoding ribosome biogenesis GTPase YqeH, translating to MTAADINNDSKRCFGCGAALQSGDTAKPGFVPASALKAETAICKRCFRIRHYNEISTVTVDQNAFVQLLSSIADTDSLVVAIADIFDFEGSLISGLHRFIGRNPVLLVANKMDLLPKGLNWNRILNWVQQQAKAQGLKVEGVALCSAKRNVGFERVVERIDQLRKGRDVYVVGATNVGKSTLINRLIRDYSDMDAELTTSPIPGTTLDAVRIPLEDGKAVIDTPGIVYPHRLTEVVPKRVLSKLMPDKPVKPLVYQLQEKQTLFFGALARFDFVQGEPQSFTCYVSNSIKVHRTKLEKADALYAEHKGGLLSPPDSEEWNELPPLARHRLFIPKGKKADVYVSGLGWIAVNGESGAELSLHLPEGVKYAVRDRLI from the coding sequence ATGACAGCGGCAGACATAAATAACGACAGCAAGCGCTGCTTTGGCTGCGGCGCCGCATTGCAAAGCGGGGACACTGCGAAGCCCGGCTTTGTTCCTGCTTCGGCCTTGAAAGCGGAAACAGCGATTTGCAAGCGCTGCTTTCGCATCCGTCATTACAATGAAATCTCGACCGTTACGGTAGACCAGAACGCTTTTGTACAACTGCTGTCCTCCATAGCGGATACAGACAGCCTGGTTGTAGCAATCGCAGATATTTTTGATTTTGAAGGCAGCTTAATCTCCGGGCTTCACCGCTTTATCGGCCGCAATCCGGTGCTGCTGGTCGCTAACAAGATGGATTTGCTGCCGAAGGGATTGAACTGGAACCGGATATTGAATTGGGTGCAGCAGCAGGCGAAAGCGCAAGGATTGAAGGTGGAAGGTGTCGCGCTGTGCAGCGCCAAGCGGAATGTGGGCTTTGAGCGTGTAGTCGAGCGCATCGACCAGCTGCGAAAAGGACGGGATGTTTATGTAGTCGGCGCAACCAATGTCGGCAAATCCACATTGATCAATCGGCTCATTCGCGATTACAGCGACATGGATGCAGAGCTTACGACCTCGCCTATTCCGGGCACGACACTCGATGCGGTCCGGATTCCGCTGGAGGACGGCAAAGCTGTAATCGATACGCCGGGCATTGTGTATCCGCACAGGCTTACCGAAGTCGTGCCGAAGCGAGTTCTGAGCAAGTTAATGCCGGATAAGCCGGTGAAGCCTCTCGTTTATCAGCTGCAGGAGAAGCAGACGTTGTTCTTCGGCGCTTTGGCCAGATTCGATTTTGTTCAGGGCGAACCGCAATCGTTCACCTGTTATGTTTCGAACAGCATCAAGGTGCATCGAACGAAGCTGGAAAAGGCGGATGCCCTGTATGCCGAACACAAAGGCGGCTTGTTATCTCCGCCGGATTCGGAAGAATGGAACGAGCTGCCTCCTCTCGCAAGGCATCGTCTGTTCATACCGAAGGGGAAAAAAGCGGATGTCTATGTGTCTGGATTGGGATGGATAGCGGTAAACGGAGAAAGCGGAGCGGAATTGTCCCTTCATCTTCCGGAAGGGGTTAAGTACGCGGTTCGCGACCGATTGATATAG
- the comER gene encoding late competence protein ComER, translating into MNVGFIGTGSMGSILIESFLRSGALLPENITASNRSHWKAERLSEMYPGLCAAKSNAEVIAESEIVFLCVKPGEYKPVIDEIGAIVQPSHILVSITSPVLVRHLEELLPCKIAKVVPSITNYVCSGATLCVYGSRIGSADRELLERLFRHMSEPIEIEEDYTRVASDLSSCGPAFLAFFIQQFIHAAVAETGIPKIDAERLASEMTLGTGKLLTSGKFTPDALRERVSVPGGITAEGIRLMDQELHGMFDRLIQTTHKKYREDIEKVETMFFSTRVD; encoded by the coding sequence ATGAATGTGGGATTTATAGGAACAGGAAGCATGGGGAGCATACTTATTGAATCATTCCTTCGTTCCGGCGCCTTGCTTCCCGAGAACATTACTGCCAGCAATCGCTCGCACTGGAAGGCCGAACGGCTGTCTGAGATGTATCCGGGCTTGTGTGCGGCGAAATCAAATGCAGAGGTGATCGCGGAAAGCGAGATTGTGTTTTTGTGCGTCAAGCCGGGCGAGTACAAGCCTGTCATCGATGAAATTGGGGCAATCGTCCAGCCTTCCCACATCCTCGTATCCATTACCAGCCCGGTTCTCGTCCGGCACCTGGAAGAACTGCTTCCCTGCAAAATCGCCAAGGTTGTTCCAAGCATCACCAACTATGTATGCAGCGGAGCTACCCTCTGCGTATACGGAAGCAGAATCGGAAGTGCCGACCGAGAGCTCCTGGAACGTCTGTTCCGGCATATGAGCGAGCCCATTGAAATCGAAGAGGACTACACGCGCGTCGCGTCAGACCTGTCGAGCTGCGGGCCGGCTTTTTTGGCCTTCTTCATCCAGCAGTTCATCCATGCGGCCGTCGCTGAAACCGGCATTCCCAAAATCGATGCCGAGCGGCTGGCGTCTGAAATGACGCTCGGCACCGGCAAGCTCCTTACATCGGGGAAGTTTACGCCGGATGCGCTGCGCGAACGGGTTTCCGTTCCGGGGGGCATAACAGCCGAGGGCATCCGCCTGATGGATCAAGAGCTGCATGGCATGTTCGACAGGCTTATCCAAACAACGCATAAAAAGTACAGGGAAGACATCGAAAAGGTGGAAACGATGTTTTTTTCTACGCGTGTCGATTAG
- a CDS encoding ComEA family DNA-binding protein: MSEKRKQTGWLSMKRGSATLKGKSISGKVDVRIEVRQWLLWALLATAVVIMWIWIIVDQSASPVQLGDAADGQVERALGEQTGEGSPEDSGGADPGPATSEEPSPFPVRINRAGIEELQQLPGIGPAKAHAIVQHRMLHGLFESKEELQEVKGIGPKTLENLRDLIAVD; this comes from the coding sequence ATGTCGGAAAAAAGAAAGCAAACAGGCTGGCTTTCCATGAAGAGAGGGTCAGCCACGCTTAAGGGGAAAAGCATAAGCGGCAAGGTCGATGTCCGCATCGAGGTGCGCCAATGGCTGCTGTGGGCCCTATTGGCGACGGCTGTCGTGATTATGTGGATTTGGATTATTGTTGATCAATCGGCAAGCCCGGTGCAGCTTGGGGATGCCGCTGACGGGCAAGTGGAGAGGGCGCTCGGCGAACAGACAGGGGAAGGGAGTCCCGAGGATAGCGGAGGAGCCGATCCCGGCCCTGCAACGAGTGAGGAGCCTTCCCCTTTCCCCGTTCGGATTAACCGGGCCGGCATTGAAGAACTGCAGCAGCTGCCGGGCATCGGACCGGCCAAAGCGCATGCGATTGTGCAGCATCGCATGCTGCATGGATTGTTCGAATCCAAGGAAGAGCTGCAGGAGGTCAAGGGCATCGGTCCCAAGACACTGGAGAACTTGCGGGATCTGATCGCAGTCGATTAG
- the leuS gene encoding leucine--tRNA ligase has translation MQEGKGHSYDPQTIEPKWQTFWDEHKTFRVEEGTDKPKFYALDMFPYPSGAGLHVGHPEGYTATDIVSRYKRMRGYNVLHPMGWDAFGLPAEQHALDTGEHPRDITVKNINNFRRQIKSLGFSYDWDREISTTDPAYYKWTQWIFLQLYKKGLAYVAEVPVNWCPALGTVLANEEVIDGKSERGGHPVIRKPMRQWILKITEYAERLLEDLEELDWSESIKDMQRNWIGKSKGAEVRFPIETEAGEAGELTVFTTRPDTLFGATYCVLAPEHELVERITSSGQRSAIAAYQEQAARKSDLERTDLAKDKSGVFTGAYAVNPVNGAKLPIWIADYVLAGYGTGAIMAVPGHDQRDWEFAKKFELPIIEVIEGGDVDKEAYTGDGPHIRSDFLDGLNNEQAIAQMIEWLESSGKGAGKVTYRLRDWLFSRQRYWGEPIPILHLEDGTMKPVPEDQLPLLLPEVDEIKPSGTGESPLANVTEWVNTVDPETGQPARRETNTMPQWAGSCWYYLRFIDPHNDEALCSPEKQKEWLPVDLYIGGAEHAVLHLLYARFWHKVLYDLGVVSTKEPFHKLVNQGMILGENMEKMSKSRGNVINPDEIVAEYGADTLRMYEMFMGPLEATKPWNASGVEGTHRFLSRVWRLFIGDNGEMNPKIAEAGGTEEFKRVWHRTVKKVTDDFEHLRFNTAISQLMIFVNEAYKAETLPKQAMEHFVQLLSPLAPHIAEELWSRLGHRDTITYEPWPTYDEAMTVDNEVEIVVQISGKIVDRIQIPSGMEQEEMERVAMEAEKVKAALAGKTVRKVIAVKGKLVNIVAN, from the coding sequence ATGCAAGAGGGGAAAGGACACAGTTATGATCCGCAAACAATAGAACCGAAATGGCAAACGTTTTGGGACGAGCACAAAACATTTCGCGTAGAGGAAGGTACGGACAAGCCGAAGTTCTACGCGCTGGATATGTTTCCGTATCCGTCCGGCGCGGGCTTGCACGTCGGCCATCCCGAAGGGTACACAGCAACAGACATCGTATCCCGTTACAAGCGCATGCGCGGCTACAATGTGCTGCATCCGATGGGATGGGATGCGTTTGGACTTCCGGCAGAGCAGCATGCGCTGGATACCGGCGAGCATCCGCGCGACATTACGGTCAAAAATATCAACAATTTCCGGCGCCAAATCAAGTCGCTGGGCTTCTCCTATGACTGGGACAGGGAAATCAGCACAACGGATCCGGCGTATTATAAGTGGACGCAGTGGATTTTCCTCCAGCTTTACAAGAAAGGCCTTGCGTATGTAGCGGAGGTTCCGGTGAACTGGTGTCCGGCACTCGGCACGGTGCTCGCCAACGAGGAAGTCATAGACGGCAAGAGCGAGCGGGGCGGCCATCCGGTCATTCGCAAGCCGATGCGCCAATGGATCTTGAAAATTACCGAATATGCGGAACGGCTGCTGGAGGACCTCGAGGAACTGGATTGGTCCGAGAGCATCAAGGATATGCAGCGCAACTGGATCGGCAAATCCAAAGGAGCCGAAGTGCGCTTCCCCATTGAGACAGAAGCAGGAGAAGCCGGCGAATTAACGGTATTTACGACCCGGCCGGATACACTGTTCGGCGCCACTTACTGTGTGCTTGCGCCGGAGCATGAGCTTGTGGAGCGCATTACGTCCTCCGGGCAGCGGTCTGCTATTGCAGCCTATCAAGAACAGGCGGCGCGCAAAAGCGATCTGGAGCGGACAGATCTGGCCAAGGATAAAAGCGGTGTGTTTACGGGCGCATATGCAGTCAATCCGGTCAACGGCGCCAAGCTGCCAATCTGGATTGCCGATTACGTGTTGGCAGGCTATGGAACGGGCGCCATTATGGCCGTGCCCGGCCATGACCAGCGGGATTGGGAATTTGCGAAGAAGTTCGAGCTGCCGATCATCGAGGTCATTGAGGGCGGCGATGTGGACAAGGAAGCCTATACAGGAGACGGTCCGCATATTCGTTCCGACTTTCTGGATGGATTGAACAATGAGCAGGCGATTGCCCAAATGATTGAATGGCTGGAGAGCAGCGGCAAAGGAGCGGGCAAGGTTACTTACCGGCTGCGGGACTGGCTGTTCAGCCGCCAGCGGTACTGGGGAGAGCCGATCCCGATCCTTCACCTGGAAGACGGCACGATGAAGCCTGTGCCGGAGGACCAGCTGCCGCTCTTGCTGCCGGAGGTTGACGAGATCAAGCCTTCCGGCACAGGGGAATCGCCTCTGGCCAATGTGACCGAATGGGTGAATACCGTAGATCCCGAGACCGGCCAGCCGGCAAGGAGGGAAACGAATACGATGCCGCAGTGGGCCGGCAGCTGCTGGTACTATTTGCGGTTCATCGATCCGCATAATGATGAGGCGCTGTGTTCGCCGGAGAAGCAGAAGGAATGGCTGCCGGTGGATCTCTACATTGGCGGCGCCGAGCATGCTGTCCTGCACCTGCTTTATGCCCGTTTCTGGCACAAGGTGCTGTATGATCTTGGAGTTGTCTCCACGAAGGAGCCTTTCCACAAGCTCGTCAATCAGGGGATGATCCTTGGCGAGAACATGGAGAAGATGAGCAAATCCCGGGGCAATGTCATTAATCCTGATGAGATTGTTGCTGAGTATGGCGCGGATACGCTGCGCATGTACGAGATGTTCATGGGACCGCTTGAGGCGACCAAGCCGTGGAATGCGAGCGGCGTAGAAGGCACGCATCGCTTCCTAAGCCGCGTGTGGCGGTTGTTCATTGGCGACAATGGCGAAATGAATCCGAAGATCGCGGAAGCGGGCGGTACGGAGGAGTTCAAGCGCGTGTGGCATCGTACCGTGAAGAAAGTTACCGATGATTTCGAGCATCTGCGCTTCAACACTGCTATCAGTCAGCTCATGATTTTTGTTAACGAAGCTTACAAAGCGGAGACGCTGCCGAAACAAGCGATGGAGCATTTCGTGCAGCTGTTGTCTCCTCTTGCGCCGCATATTGCCGAGGAACTGTGGAGCCGCCTGGGCCATCGCGATACGATAACGTATGAGCCGTGGCCGACCTATGACGAGGCAATGACAGTGGACAATGAGGTGGAGATCGTCGTGCAGATTAGCGGCAAAATCGTCGACCGCATCCAAATCCCGAGCGGCATGGAGCAGGAAGAGATGGAGCGTGTCGCGATGGAAGCCGAGAAGGTCAAGGCGGCGCTTGCGGGCAAGACGGTAAGGAAAGTCATTGCGGTAAAAGGCAAGCTGGTGAATATAGTAGCAAATTAA
- the aroE gene encoding shikimate dehydrogenase, producing MLSGLEGLGNARLNSDTVIYGVLGHPVRQSKSPIMLNRAFQTAGVHAAYAAFDVAPERIGDALAGIRSLGFGGANVTIPHKVAVMGHLDEIDEAARVIGAVNTIVNKNGRLIGYNTDGIGYVRSLKQETGVSLKSKRILVLGAGGAARGVVYALLREHPASVAIANRTEQKALELAAALKDYGTVDSVPWSSCRQFSYDLIINTTPIGMHPNEDEWPADPACWPDAEVFSDLIYNPLETRFLQEAKRLGRTIHGGLGMFVYQGAYAFEYWTGMTAPVAEMRSAVLQSFEK from the coding sequence ATGTTGAGCGGACTAGAGGGGCTTGGGAATGCTCGGCTTAATAGCGATACGGTCATCTATGGTGTGCTTGGCCATCCGGTTCGGCAGTCCAAATCGCCCATTATGCTGAACCGCGCTTTCCAGACAGCGGGAGTCCATGCGGCTTATGCGGCATTTGACGTAGCTCCCGAACGGATTGGCGACGCATTGGCAGGCATTCGTTCATTGGGATTCGGCGGAGCGAATGTCACCATTCCGCACAAGGTTGCCGTGATGGGCCACCTGGACGAGATCGATGAGGCTGCGCGCGTGATCGGCGCTGTCAATACGATTGTGAACAAGAATGGCAGATTAATCGGGTATAATACGGATGGCATCGGTTACGTACGCTCCCTGAAGCAAGAGACGGGCGTTTCCTTAAAGAGCAAGCGCATATTGGTGCTTGGCGCAGGGGGAGCGGCCAGAGGAGTCGTATATGCGCTGCTAAGGGAGCACCCGGCTTCTGTAGCGATTGCCAATCGAACAGAACAAAAAGCCTTGGAGCTGGCAGCGGCTCTTAAGGATTACGGGACGGTTGACAGCGTTCCCTGGTCAAGCTGCAGGCAATTTTCTTACGATCTAATCATCAACACTACGCCGATCGGCATGCACCCGAATGAGGATGAATGGCCGGCAGATCCTGCTTGTTGGCCGGATGCGGAAGTGTTCAGCGATCTTATTTACAACCCGCTGGAAACCCGGTTTCTGCAGGAAGCCAAGCGGCTTGGCCGCACGATCCACGGGGGGCTCGGGATGTTCGTGTATCAAGGTGCGTATGCATTCGAATATTGGACAGGTATGACAGCTCCTGTTGCGGAGATGCGGAGCGCGGTATTGCAGTCCTTTGAAAAGTGA